Proteins found in one Rhodobacteraceae bacterium D3-12 genomic segment:
- a CDS encoding enoyl-CoA hydratase/isomerase family protein, whose protein sequence is MPIEYERKGAVGYFTIRNGSVNPMTPAMHKEMYGHMVNFLTDDEVKVGIMQGAGDRAFSAGDDVRSTYAKFDTPMEELEYYLSPKHLVKEGDPDTFTWSRDVLLLDRNKPIIGAVRGYCLGQGLIYLNHLTDIRVCTPDAKFGFPEIFYGMGGAGGSTRLTRQMPYVLAMEMLMTGDPLDADAAMRANLVNAVVEPDQLIASAEAYAERIIRHPLLALRIEMQATTRCADMSRIEALDYVKQLYRMQRMGYGGEERVGEFLYKPK, encoded by the coding sequence ATGCCTATCGAATATGAGCGCAAAGGCGCAGTCGGCTACTTCACCATCCGCAACGGGTCGGTAAACCCCATGACACCGGCCATGCACAAGGAAATGTATGGCCATATGGTGAACTTCCTCACCGATGACGAGGTCAAGGTCGGCATCATGCAAGGCGCCGGCGACCGCGCCTTTTCGGCGGGCGATGATGTGCGCTCGACCTATGCCAAATTCGACACGCCGATGGAGGAACTCGAATATTACCTTTCACCCAAACATCTGGTGAAAGAGGGCGACCCAGACACCTTTACGTGGTCGCGCGACGTTCTGCTGTTGGACCGCAACAAGCCGATCATCGGCGCTGTGCGCGGCTATTGCTTGGGGCAGGGGCTGATCTATCTCAATCACCTGACGGACATTCGTGTCTGTACCCCCGACGCCAAATTTGGCTTTCCGGAAATCTTCTACGGTATGGGCGGCGCCGGTGGCTCAACCCGCCTGACGCGACAGATGCCTTACGTGCTGGCGATGGAAATGCTGATGACAGGCGATCCGCTGGACGCCGATGCAGCCATGCGCGCCAATCTCGTGAACGCCGTCGTGGAACCTGACCAACTTATCGCCAGCGCCGAAGCTTATGCCGAACGCATCATCCGTCACCCGCTCCTCGCCCTGCGGATCGAGATGCAGGCGACCACGCGCTGCGCCGATATGAGCCGCATCGAAGCGCTGGACTACGTCAAGCAACTCTACCGGATGCAGCGTATGGGCTACGGCGGCGAAGAGCGGGTTGGAGAGTTCCTCTACAAACCGAAATAA
- a CDS encoding ABC transporter ATP-binding protein has translation MTSSGATIEFRNVRKNFGTFTALDNLSLTVGAGEFMTLLGPSGSGKTTALNALAGFIDVDMGDILIDGVSIRHTPTEKRNIGMVFQSYSLFPHRNVLANVSFPLQMRKVAKAEVRKRAMKALEMVQLGDFAHRMPHELSGGQKQRVAIARALVFEPRVLLMDEPLGALDLKLRETLQLELKALQKQLGSTVIFVTHDQGEALTLSDRIAVMDQGEIQQICTPQELYDRPVSTFIANFIGSNNILKVGASDQTSMEVEGLGRIPLDPGTSAPFAVGLRPELIQRVTSGGVPAVVEQTIFSGEAIRYTARTGDGTEILLVEPRHPGEAPLASGQSIALGFEAENLIFLAK, from the coding sequence ATGACAAGCAGTGGCGCGACGATCGAGTTCCGAAATGTGCGCAAGAATTTTGGCACTTTCACCGCTCTCGACAATCTCAGCCTCACGGTCGGGGCAGGCGAATTCATGACGTTGCTCGGCCCGAGCGGATCGGGCAAAACCACTGCTCTCAACGCGCTCGCCGGATTTATTGATGTCGACATGGGCGACATCCTGATCGACGGCGTTTCCATCCGGCACACCCCCACCGAAAAGCGCAACATCGGCATGGTGTTCCAGAGCTACTCGCTGTTTCCCCACCGCAACGTCCTCGCCAACGTCAGCTTCCCGTTGCAAATGCGCAAGGTGGCCAAGGCCGAGGTCCGCAAACGTGCCATGAAGGCGCTCGAGATGGTCCAGCTTGGCGATTTCGCCCACCGCATGCCGCACGAACTGTCTGGCGGCCAGAAACAGCGCGTCGCCATCGCCCGCGCGCTGGTGTTCGAACCGCGCGTCCTGTTGATGGACGAACCCTTGGGCGCCCTCGATCTCAAGCTGCGCGAAACATTGCAACTCGAATTGAAGGCCCTGCAAAAACAGCTCGGCAGCACGGTCATCTTCGTGACCCATGACCAGGGCGAGGCGCTCACCCTCTCTGACCGGATCGCCGTGATGGATCAGGGCGAAATTCAGCAGATTTGCACCCCGCAAGAGCTCTATGACCGGCCCGTCTCCACCTTCATCGCCAATTTCATCGGCTCGAACAATATCCTCAAAGTCGGCGCCTCCGATCAAACCTCCATGGAGGTCGAGGGCCTAGGGCGTATCCCGCTCGATCCCGGCACATCCGCGCCCTTCGCGGTCGGTCTGCGCCCCGAACTCATCCAGCGGGTGACATCCGGCGGCGTGCCCGCAGTGGTCGAGCAAACCATCTTTTCCGGCGAGGCGATCCGCTACACCGCCCGCACCGGCGACGGCACCGAAATCCTGCTGGTGGAACCCCGCCACCCGGGCGAGGCACCCCTCGCCTCCGGCCAATCCATCGCCTTGGGCTTTGAGGCCGAAAACCTGATTTTTCTAGCCAAGTAA
- a CDS encoding ABC transporter permease — MIRRLLALHFWLVVLFLLAPLIFLVPISLGESQFLEFPPKQLSLKWYREFFQQESWMEALSLSFRVGLGATALSVIIGTLASVALVRGSFPGRGILTALFIAPLIVPTVVLALGLYMIFLRWQIVDNALALTLAHAVVALPYSILLVSSSLRSFDMTIERAARTMGAGPFKAFMLITTPHLAPSIFAAAVLSFFASFDELIITLFVSGGQQTLPVRIWNDLSLKIDPTVPAAAVMLTAVSALLMFAGEMVRRRNEAHNQTLNNAED; from the coding sequence ATGATCCGTAGATTGCTCGCGCTGCATTTCTGGCTGGTCGTGCTTTTCCTTCTGGCCCCGTTGATCTTTCTCGTCCCGATTTCACTCGGCGAAAGCCAATTCCTCGAATTCCCGCCAAAGCAGCTTTCGCTCAAATGGTATCGCGAGTTCTTTCAGCAAGAGAGCTGGATGGAGGCCTTGTCGCTAAGTTTCCGGGTCGGCCTCGGTGCCACCGCGCTCAGCGTGATCATCGGCACCCTCGCCTCTGTCGCCCTCGTCCGGGGGAGTTTCCCGGGGCGCGGCATCCTGACGGCGCTGTTCATTGCGCCGCTCATCGTGCCCACGGTCGTGCTCGCCCTCGGGCTCTACATGATCTTCCTGCGCTGGCAGATCGTCGACAATGCGCTGGCGCTCACTCTGGCGCATGCGGTTGTGGCGCTGCCTTACTCGATCCTGCTGGTCTCCTCCAGCTTGCGCAGCTTTGACATGACGATCGAACGCGCGGCCCGCACCATGGGCGCGGGGCCGTTCAAGGCCTTCATGCTGATCACCACACCACACCTCGCCCCCTCCATCTTTGCGGCGGCGGTCCTGTCGTTCTTTGCCTCCTTTGACGAGCTGATCATCACGCTGTTCGTATCGGGTGGTCAACAAACGCTGCCGGTCCGCATCTGGAACGACCTCAGCCTCAAAATCGACCCGACCGTGCCCGCCGCCGCCGTCATGCTGACCGCCGTTAGCGCCTTGCTCATGTTCGCGGGCGAAATGGTGCGGCGGCGCAACGAAGCGCACAATCAAACCCTGAATAACGCGGAAGACTGA
- a CDS encoding D-glucuronyl C5-epimerase family protein codes for MTVPADTPVLSEADLRWRPYRLCAQSQLAIDPPTALPPGWTPDVSVPLDDALPFPWDEDYRVAHAQAFQPVRFWQNATALAALVADARARGTGAEDAEEMLIALVKRMRDYIRKVDGARFIENRFTFSSAGMKLPYGWVSGIANAFVILGCVAAVQVLPGRGLEEDVRRLADAYARIFAEGSNPPDPWISYRDRNGFLWFEEYPEPGGQPNLVLNGHIFAVFALFRASGFWPGHGYAEMAQAGAATVEAYVPLFRRKGKVNIYALRGQRRSDYLPLRTIRQQYQLYQLTGSMTFLAHARAFRQDMAELLTTKDHTGFDRLEAVAMERRRWIDEDTPTLEQGGWRLIDDPGEGLPPLP; via the coding sequence ATGACTGTGCCGGCTGACACCCCCGTGCTGAGCGAAGCTGATCTGCGGTGGCGGCCCTATCGGCTCTGTGCGCAGAGCCAGTTGGCCATTGATCCGCCAACCGCGCTTCCGCCGGGCTGGACGCCCGATGTCTCGGTGCCGCTGGATGATGCGCTTCCGTTCCCGTGGGATGAAGACTATCGCGTTGCTCACGCGCAGGCGTTTCAGCCGGTGCGGTTCTGGCAGAATGCCACCGCCCTTGCGGCGCTTGTGGCGGATGCGCGCGCGCGTGGGACGGGCGCAGAAGACGCCGAAGAGATGCTGATCGCGCTGGTGAAGCGGATGCGCGACTATATCCGCAAGGTCGACGGCGCGCGGTTTATCGAGAACCGTTTCACCTTTTCCAGCGCGGGCATGAAGCTGCCCTATGGCTGGGTCAGTGGCATCGCCAATGCCTTTGTCATCCTCGGCTGTGTCGCGGCTGTTCAGGTGCTGCCGGGACGCGGGCTTGAGGAAGATGTGCGGCGGTTGGCCGATGCCTATGCCCGTATATTTGCCGAAGGCAGCAACCCGCCGGACCCTTGGATCAGCTATCGCGACCGCAACGGTTTCCTGTGGTTTGAGGAATATCCCGAGCCGGGCGGGCAGCCCAACCTCGTGCTGAACGGGCATATCTTTGCGGTGTTCGCACTGTTTCGCGCCAGCGGGTTTTGGCCGGGGCACGGCTATGCCGAGATGGCGCAGGCCGGGGCCGCCACGGTTGAGGCCTATGTGCCGCTGTTCCGTCGCAAGGGGAAGGTTAACATTTATGCGCTGCGTGGGCAGCGGCGGAGTGATTACCTGCCGTTGCGCACGATCCGTCAGCAATATCAGCTTTATCAGTTGACCGGATCAATGACCTTTTTGGCGCATGCCCGCGCGTTTCGCCAAGACATGGCCGAGCTGCTGACGACGAAAGATCACACCGGGTTTGACCGGCTTGAGGCGGTCGCGATGGAGCGGCGGCGCTGGATCGACGAAGACACGCCAACGCTTGAACAGGGTGGTTGGCGGCTGATTGACGACCCCGGAGAGGGGTTGCCGCCCCTGCCCTGA
- a CDS encoding ABC transporter substrate-binding protein yields the protein MTITRRNFNIGSVAALGALAAPAIARAEATTIVVNGSGGSLETVIRDMFEIPFTEQTGIKVRATAPVSLPKLKAMVESGNVEWDLTELNGDDVVIATKNGWLENLDYSIIDPKGLLPEMAKEPTALVRASYSTVLAYRTDRYEGEQPNSWADFWDVERFPGPRSLENSPKGTLEFALLADGVKPEDLYPLDVERALAKLDEIKAHIPVWWSTGAQHVQLLIDGEVNMTSCWNGRISPLQAEGKPVAITFNEGALMLSYMGMPKGAKHPKEAMEFLKYRLNPKLAAEFVKVVPYPGFVPGMFDYLEPEFVETLPTSPANAAAQFKFNSKWWAENLEEVTERWTEWTLL from the coding sequence ATGACTATTACACGGCGTAACTTCAACATCGGTTCTGTCGCCGCATTGGGCGCCCTTGCCGCCCCCGCGATTGCGCGCGCCGAGGCGACGACCATCGTTGTCAACGGCTCGGGCGGCTCGCTTGAAACCGTGATCCGCGACATGTTCGAAATCCCCTTTACCGAACAGACCGGCATCAAGGTGCGCGCCACCGCCCCGGTCAGCCTGCCCAAGCTCAAGGCAATGGTCGAATCCGGCAATGTCGAATGGGACCTGACCGAACTCAACGGCGATGACGTTGTAATCGCGACCAAGAATGGCTGGCTCGAAAACCTCGATTATTCGATCATCGACCCCAAAGGTCTCCTGCCCGAAATGGCCAAGGAACCAACCGCTCTGGTGCGCGCTTCCTATTCCACGGTGCTCGCCTATCGCACAGATCGCTACGAAGGCGAACAGCCCAACTCTTGGGCCGATTTCTGGGATGTCGAACGCTTCCCCGGTCCGAGATCGCTGGAAAACTCGCCCAAGGGCACGCTCGAATTCGCCCTGCTCGCCGATGGCGTCAAGCCTGAGGATCTCTATCCTCTCGATGTCGAACGCGCCCTTGCCAAGCTTGACGAGATCAAGGCGCACATCCCCGTCTGGTGGTCCACCGGCGCCCAGCACGTTCAACTGCTGATCGACGGCGAGGTCAACATGACCTCCTGTTGGAATGGCCGCATCTCGCCCCTTCAGGCCGAGGGCAAGCCCGTCGCCATCACCTTCAACGAAGGTGCCTTGATGCTGTCCTACATGGGCATGCCCAAAGGGGCCAAGCACCCGAAGGAAGCGATGGAATTCCTCAAGTATCGGCTCAACCCGAAACTGGCCGCAGAGTTCGTCAAGGTCGTTCCCTATCCGGGCTTCGTCCCCGGCATGTTTGACTACCTCGAACCAGAGTTCGTCGAAACCCTGCCAACGTCGCCCGCGAACGCGGCGGCCCAGTTCAAATTCAACAGCAAATGGTGGGCGGAAAACCTCGAAGAGGTGACCGAGCGCTGGACCGAATGGACGCTGCTCTAA
- a CDS encoding ABC transporter permease, translated as MKAKQNWRLLALLLPAIALIGVLFINPLVGVLVQSFVGDDGFTLKSISKLWTSRLARVVLERTFWLAFTVTVICLLIGYPAAYYMSQMKPRKRAMITYLVLLPFWISILIRTYTWIILLGREGLVNSALQWLGLTEQPVQFLYTNFAVHLGMVQILLPIVILPTVAGMVNIDTGLIKAARVMGASPIRAFWSTFFPLSLSGAATGGLICFILSLGFYVTPTLLGGQKSLIIANLIDLQVHKTLNWGFAAALATALLLATLLCLLIFWLATRNRPEFATGGLSK; from the coding sequence GTGAAGGCAAAACAGAATTGGCGGCTCTTGGCATTGCTCTTGCCAGCGATAGCCCTGATCGGCGTGTTGTTCATCAACCCGCTGGTCGGAGTGCTCGTCCAAAGCTTTGTCGGGGATGACGGCTTTACGCTGAAATCCATCTCCAAGCTTTGGACCTCGCGCCTCGCAAGGGTGGTGCTCGAACGCACGTTCTGGCTTGCCTTCACGGTAACCGTCATCTGCCTCCTGATCGGCTATCCGGCGGCCTACTACATGAGCCAGATGAAACCGCGCAAACGCGCGATGATCACCTATCTCGTGCTCCTGCCTTTCTGGATCTCGATCCTGATCCGCACCTACACGTGGATCATCCTTCTGGGTCGCGAGGGACTGGTTAACAGCGCCCTGCAATGGCTCGGCCTGACCGAGCAACCGGTCCAGTTCCTCTATACCAACTTCGCCGTGCATCTTGGCATGGTTCAAATCCTGCTGCCCATCGTCATCCTGCCGACCGTCGCGGGCATGGTGAATATCGACACCGGCCTGATCAAGGCCGCGCGCGTGATGGGGGCGTCACCCATACGCGCCTTCTGGTCGACGTTCTTCCCGCTTTCCCTGTCGGGGGCGGCCACAGGCGGGCTGATCTGCTTCATCCTGTCGCTCGGTTTCTATGTCACGCCAACCCTGCTCGGTGGACAAAAAAGCCTGATCATCGCCAACCTGATCGACCTTCAGGTGCACAAGACGCTGAACTGGGGCTTCGCCGCCGCGCTGGCCACCGCGCTGTTGCTCGCCACGCTCCTGTGTCTGCTGATCTTCTGGCTCGCGACCCGAAACCGCCCCGAATTCGCAACCGGAGGGCTGTCCAAATGA
- a CDS encoding TetR/AcrR family transcriptional regulator: MYDYCEHLETVLAESKGERKVVRTEQKLVLATARLLNSTTYHSLSVSMIAEGAGLAHGTFYRYFKTRSEVVAKMLEGYFDFVRMGARQLRQGHSTRERIYISNLHYIRCFRQNVGIMRCMFQLKDDDRLIAKVANEANDELISRIIKRNPQHSAESKELQLSLYALAGMIDELLLKVYGRTDPPLAAYSESPELIADVISKFWYDVMEPMAGDAALSSKLILGFSRPG; encoded by the coding sequence ATGTACGATTATTGCGAACATCTCGAGACTGTCCTCGCCGAGTCGAAAGGGGAACGCAAGGTTGTGCGCACAGAGCAGAAGCTTGTTCTTGCAACGGCGCGGCTTTTGAACAGCACCACGTACCATTCCCTGTCTGTCAGTATGATCGCCGAGGGCGCTGGCCTCGCTCATGGGACGTTCTACCGCTACTTCAAAACGCGGTCTGAAGTTGTTGCCAAAATGCTGGAGGGGTATTTCGATTTTGTCAGGATGGGCGCGCGGCAATTGCGCCAAGGCCATTCGACCCGCGAGCGGATTTACATCTCGAACCTGCATTACATTCGCTGCTTTCGCCAGAATGTCGGGATAATGCGGTGCATGTTCCAGCTGAAAGATGATGATCGCCTCATTGCCAAGGTTGCGAATGAGGCGAACGATGAGCTGATCTCGCGGATCATCAAGAGGAACCCGCAGCATTCAGCGGAGTCCAAGGAGCTTCAGCTTAGTCTTTATGCGTTGGCGGGCATGATTGATGAGCTTTTGCTTAAAGTTTACGGGCGGACGGACCCGCCGCTGGCCGCCTATTCCGAGTCGCCAGAGCTGATCGCAGATGTGATTTCGAAGTTTTGGTATGACGTTATGGAACCGATGGCGGGCGACGCCGCGCTATCGAGCAAGCTGATCCTGGGGTTTAGCCGGCCCGGTTGA
- a CDS encoding ATP-binding cassette domain-containing protein, whose product MRDGLSVEHLSIRLERGDLTLVDDLSFAIAPGKMTALVGESGSGKTLAARSILGLLAPGLLPSAESRIIFDGEDLSKVSARKMRAIRGAKIGMIFQEPMVSLNPSMKIGQQLAEAMRLHTGLSAKEIRAETLKMLERVQIGDPERCLSAWPHEFSGGMRQRIMIASVMLLKPRLLIADEPTTALDTLVSRDVLDLMAELTRDSGTSVLMISHDLGMVARYVDDIVVMEKGRAVESGPAQSVLRTPQHGYTQKLVAALPSRGPARPVATTKPLVETRGLSIGYPEKTGPLRPKRFRRVVHDVDLTIQAGETLALVGASGSGKTTLGRTLIGLEKAETGTIRFRGSDISDQGQHRIVLCGATCR is encoded by the coding sequence ATGCGGGACGGGTTGAGTGTTGAGCATCTGAGCATCCGGCTTGAGCGGGGCGATCTGACGCTTGTGGATGACCTTAGCTTTGCCATTGCGCCGGGGAAGATGACGGCGCTGGTCGGGGAGAGCGGCTCTGGCAAGACGCTGGCCGCGCGGTCGATCCTTGGGCTGCTGGCGCCGGGGCTTTTGCCCAGCGCCGAGAGCCGGATCATTTTTGATGGCGAGGATTTGAGCAAGGTTTCTGCACGCAAGATGCGGGCGATCCGTGGGGCGAAGATCGGGATGATCTTTCAGGAGCCTATGGTCTCGCTTAACCCGTCGATGAAGATCGGCCAGCAATTGGCCGAAGCGATGCGCTTGCACACCGGCCTGTCAGCCAAGGAAATCCGGGCCGAGACCCTGAAGATGCTGGAGCGCGTGCAGATCGGCGACCCTGAACGCTGTCTTTCGGCATGGCCGCATGAGTTTTCCGGGGGGATGCGCCAGCGGATCATGATTGCATCGGTAATGTTGCTGAAACCGCGCCTGTTGATTGCGGATGAGCCGACCACCGCGCTGGATACTTTGGTCAGCCGTGATGTGCTTGACCTGATGGCAGAGCTGACACGGGATAGCGGCACCTCGGTTTTGATGATCAGTCATGATCTGGGCATGGTGGCGCGGTATGTTGACGATATTGTCGTCATGGAAAAGGGCCGCGCGGTGGAAAGCGGGCCGGCGCAGAGCGTTCTGCGGACACCGCAGCATGGCTATACGCAAAAGCTTGTTGCAGCACTCCCTAGTCGCGGACCGGCGCGGCCGGTTGCCACGACAAAGCCGCTGGTCGAGACGCGGGGCCTGTCGATCGGCTATCCCGAAAAGACCGGCCCGCTCCGCCCGAAGCGATTTCGGCGCGTTGTGCATGATGTTGATCTAACGATTCAGGCCGGAGAGACGCTGGCGCTGGTTGGAGCGTCGGGGTCGGGCAAGACCACGCTGGGGCGCACGCTTATCGGGTTGGAAAAGGCGGAAACCGGCACGATCCGGTTCCGCGGCAGCGACATCAGCGATCAGGGGCAGCATCGCATTGTCTTGTGCGGCGCGACATGCAGATGA
- a CDS encoding acyl--CoA ligase has product MNKSETPLPTGQSWPEIKAALDRQRADVEKMPFPRNIAALVDECLAKQPDAPLWTFFEEPDGGAATYAEVGQQIEQMAAALYSLGIRKGSHVAVMLPNIPSFPIAWLALAKLGAVMVPVNINYTGRELNYVLTDSDASYLLIHSECLPAYRALEGEAPVKTAQCVTFGATDGDDVLGQTDESLREQAAPLPQGLPEPALDDVINIQYTSGTTGFPKGCLLTHRYWITISLVASQRGGPAEDLHNILAAQPFFYMDPQWLTLMTMRLGGEIFVARRASSSRFMDWVRRFKIHYCLFPEVVYQLPAQDNDADNDLRRISIFGVSGSQHAALEERYNVIARESFGMTEVGGALFMPSEATHMVGSGACGLPAPFREAKIIDADGAEVADGEIGELCIRGPGIMLGYYKKPEANAASFLDGGWFRTGDLFKRDSDGFHTIVGRLKDMIRRSGENIAAREVETVLVELPGVVEAAAVGVKDPARGEEVKAYIVLSEGMSAEDLPPETVFEHCRTRLAAFKTPRYIEYRAELPKTPSEKIAKQLLIKEKPDLRQGSFDRVSNAWL; this is encoded by the coding sequence ATGAACAAGAGCGAAACGCCCCTCCCCACGGGACAATCCTGGCCCGAGATCAAAGCCGCGCTTGATCGCCAGCGCGCCGACGTTGAAAAAATGCCCTTCCCGCGCAACATCGCCGCGCTCGTCGATGAATGCCTCGCAAAACAGCCCGACGCCCCCCTCTGGACGTTCTTCGAAGAGCCGGACGGCGGCGCGGCCACCTACGCCGAAGTCGGCCAACAGATCGAGCAGATGGCAGCGGCGCTCTATTCATTGGGCATCCGCAAGGGCAGCCACGTCGCCGTCATGCTGCCCAACATCCCGTCCTTCCCGATCGCTTGGCTTGCCCTTGCAAAACTGGGCGCGGTCATGGTGCCGGTCAATATCAACTATACCGGACGCGAGCTGAACTACGTCCTGACCGATTCAGACGCCAGCTATCTGTTGATCCACTCCGAATGCCTCCCCGCCTATCGCGCGCTCGAAGGCGAGGCTCCCGTCAAAACCGCTCAATGCGTGACCTTTGGTGCAACCGATGGCGATGATGTCCTCGGCCAGACTGACGAGTCCCTGCGCGAGCAAGCCGCCCCGCTTCCCCAGGGCCTGCCAGAGCCCGCGCTCGATGATGTCATCAATATCCAATACACGTCGGGCACCACCGGCTTCCCCAAAGGGTGCCTTCTGACCCACCGCTACTGGATCACCATCTCTCTCGTCGCGTCGCAACGTGGCGGCCCGGCGGAAGACCTGCACAACATCCTCGCGGCCCAGCCGTTTTTCTACATGGACCCACAGTGGCTCACCCTGATGACCATGCGCTTGGGCGGCGAGATTTTTGTTGCGCGCCGCGCCTCCTCCAGCCGTTTCATGGACTGGGTGCGACGGTTCAAAATCCACTACTGCCTGTTCCCCGAAGTGGTCTATCAATTGCCCGCTCAGGACAACGACGCCGACAACGACCTGCGCCGCATCTCGATCTTTGGCGTCTCCGGCAGCCAGCACGCGGCTCTCGAGGAACGCTATAACGTCATTGCCCGCGAATCTTTCGGCATGACCGAAGTCGGCGGCGCGCTGTTCATGCCCAGCGAAGCCACCCATATGGTCGGCTCCGGCGCCTGCGGCCTTCCGGCCCCCTTCCGCGAAGCCAAGATCATCGACGCCGACGGCGCCGAAGTCGCCGACGGTGAAATAGGCGAGCTTTGCATTCGCGGACCCGGCATCATGCTCGGCTATTACAAGAAGCCCGAGGCCAACGCCGCCTCCTTCCTCGACGGCGGCTGGTTCCGTACCGGCGATTTGTTCAAGCGCGACAGCGACGGCTTTCACACCATTGTTGGCCGCCTCAAAGACATGATCCGCCGCAGCGGTGAAAATATCGCGGCACGCGAGGTCGAAACCGTTCTGGTCGAACTCCCCGGCGTCGTCGAAGCCGCCGCCGTCGGTGTCAAAGACCCCGCTCGCGGCGAAGAGGTCAAAGCCTACATTGTTCTCTCCGAGGGCATGAGCGCCGAAGACCTGCCCCCCGAAACGGTGTTCGAACACTGCCGCACGCGCCTCGCGGCCTTCAAAACCCCGCGCTACATTGAATACCGCGCCGAGCTTCCCAAAACACCCTCCGAAAAGATCGCGAAACAACTGCTGATCAAGGAAAAACCGGACCTCCGCCAAGGGTCATTCGACCGCGTCTCGAACGCTTGGCTCTAA
- a CDS encoding ABC transporter substrate-binding protein: MTFQLGGRATLAALVLSAGLAMPALADTTLTVRMNADIRALDGFNRDGNSDTVTHHIFETLVAFTSDLGIGPALAKDWTISEDGTVYTFNIRDGATFHDGSAVTSQDVLWNWSWRTDPANDWVCASEFDGSKGLKVLSVKAPDDATVVFTLDAPNALFLMQLANIQCNAWIASPKNVDQDGKWIAGSAIGSGSFKLENWQKGQYIQLAANPDYKPSGAPLSGLSGDRTAGVDSLKFQVIPDTAAAEAALYAGEIDILPGFEASRIEQAEKRGIKVASTPGLSWTPVLIQSRDPLMSNITFRRALAHAIDWDQIVEVRTNGMASHNSSAVAEASIFFDKDFLEWPEYDLTKAAALLQEAGYKGEAVKIQTNTRYQGMYDNAVLLQAMLMAAGINAELETLDWAAQLDNYLAGSFQIQSFGYSARLDPSQMYGRLIGDKDKSPSRQWESEEALKLYVQSTQTADVEERRAIFKKLHKLMVQDLPIFGLFYEPVIDALGPKVENYTVWAADKTLLFGVSKTE, encoded by the coding sequence ATGACATTTCAACTTGGCGGCCGCGCGACATTGGCGGCGCTCGTCCTTTCGGCCGGACTGGCGATGCCGGCCTTGGCAGACACCACACTGACGGTGCGCATGAATGCCGATATTCGTGCCTTGGACGGGTTCAATCGCGATGGCAACTCGGACACGGTCACGCACCACATTTTCGAAACACTCGTCGCCTTCACCAGCGATCTGGGCATCGGCCCCGCATTGGCCAAGGATTGGACCATCTCCGAAGACGGGACGGTTTACACCTTCAACATCCGCGACGGCGCCACCTTCCATGACGGGTCTGCCGTGACCTCACAGGATGTGCTGTGGAACTGGTCCTGGCGCACCGATCCGGCCAATGATTGGGTCTGCGCCTCTGAATTCGACGGCTCCAAAGGGCTCAAGGTTCTGTCGGTCAAGGCACCGGATGACGCCACCGTCGTCTTTACCCTCGACGCGCCCAACGCGCTGTTCCTGATGCAGCTGGCCAATATCCAGTGTAACGCATGGATCGCTTCGCCCAAAAACGTCGATCAGGATGGCAAATGGATCGCCGGGAGCGCCATCGGTTCCGGGTCCTTCAAACTGGAAAACTGGCAAAAGGGCCAATATATTCAGCTCGCCGCCAACCCGGATTATAAACCCTCGGGCGCGCCGCTGTCTGGCCTCTCGGGCGACCGGACCGCTGGCGTTGATTCCCTGAAATTTCAGGTGATCCCGGACACAGCCGCCGCCGAAGCGGCGCTCTATGCCGGTGAAATTGATATTCTGCCCGGCTTCGAAGCCTCCCGCATAGAACAGGCCGAAAAACGCGGTATCAAGGTCGCCTCGACACCGGGGCTCAGCTGGACACCCGTGTTGATCCAGTCGCGTGATCCCTTGATGTCGAACATCACCTTCCGCCGCGCGCTGGCCCATGCCATTGATTGGGATCAGATCGTCGAGGTGCGCACAAATGGCATGGCCAGCCACAATTCCTCTGCCGTGGCCGAGGCCAGCATCTTCTTTGACAAGGATTTTCTGGAATGGCCGGAATATGACCTGACCAAAGCCGCCGCGCTTCTGCAAGAGGCGGGCTACAAGGGCGAAGCGGTCAAGATCCAGACCAACACGCGTTATCAGGGCATGTATGACAACGCCGTTTTGCTGCAGGCCATGTTGATGGCCGCTGGCATCAACGCCGAGCTTGAAACGCTCGACTGGGCGGCACAGCTCGACAACTACCTCGCCGGGTCGTTCCAAATCCAAAGCTTCGGCTATTCCGCGCGGCTCGATCCGTCGCAAATGTATGGCCGCCTGATTGGCGACAAGGACAAATCCCCCAGCCGCCAATGGGAGAGCGAAGAGGCGCTGAAACTCTATGTTCAGTCGACCCAGACCGCAGATGTCGAAGAACGGCGCGCGATCTTCAAAAAGCTGCACAAGCTGATGGTGCAGGATTTGCCGATCTTCGGGCTTTTCTATGAGCCTGTGATCGACGCGCTCGGGCCAAAGGTCGAAAACTATACCGTTTGGGCGGCGGACAAGACGCTCCTGTTCGGTGTCAGCAAAACCGAATAA